One segment of Actinomyces sp. 432 DNA contains the following:
- a CDS encoding SanA/YdcF family protein — MARRDRRRRWRWALGGLVALAVAVVALPNAWVWAAAAGHVTDHGAADDDAVAPVAVVLGASVYSSGEPSPWLRYRLDVAADLYESGRVEAILVSGDNGQASYNEPIAMYEYLVSIGIPSGAIAVDYAGFDTYATCVRARKVFGVSEAIVVSQDFHEARAVAVCRAVGVDASGVGDVRARANRSTWAYSWLRERGAAVKAGWDVLTDRTPLLGDRETSVDEAIAWTRAARAA; from the coding sequence GTGGCACGACGCGACAGACGACGCCGCTGGCGCTGGGCCCTGGGCGGGCTGGTTGCGCTCGCGGTGGCGGTGGTGGCGCTGCCCAATGCCTGGGTATGGGCTGCAGCCGCGGGGCACGTGACGGACCACGGGGCCGCGGATGATGATGCGGTCGCGCCGGTCGCCGTCGTCCTGGGCGCGTCGGTGTACTCCTCCGGGGAGCCGTCTCCGTGGCTGCGCTACCGGCTGGACGTGGCCGCTGACCTGTACGAGTCCGGGCGGGTGGAGGCCATCCTCGTGTCCGGCGACAACGGCCAGGCCAGCTACAACGAGCCCATCGCCATGTACGAGTACCTGGTGTCCATAGGGATTCCGAGCGGGGCGATCGCCGTGGACTATGCAGGTTTCGACACCTACGCCACCTGCGTGCGGGCCCGGAAGGTGTTTGGCGTCTCCGAGGCGATTGTGGTCAGCCAGGACTTCCACGAGGCGCGTGCGGTGGCGGTGTGCCGGGCCGTGGGCGTGGATGCATCCGGAGTGGGTGACGTGCGCGCCCGCGCCAACCGCTCCACCTGGGCATACAGCTGGCTGCGGGAGCGCGGGGCGGCGGTGAAGGCCGGCTGGGACGTACTCACCGATCGCACCCCGCTGCTAGGGGACCGGGAGACCAGCGTGGACGAGGCCATCGCCTGGACACGGGCCGCCAGGGCGGCGTGA
- a CDS encoding class I SAM-dependent methyltransferase produces the protein MDGFDLAPLLTPEGWRLLESLPPYDPDQALALGESLRREGYSSALVAAALTQQRLRQRAASKFGPFAERMLFTSDTLEQATRLTVAAHHASRYARAGIQYVADLGCGIGGDALALASLCPRVLAVDGDEPTAALATVNLSPFPNTEVRCADALEVDLAAAGVDAVFADPARRSGGRRITDPERWSPPLGRVLALREQVAALGVKVAPGIDHALLPEDAQVQWVSVDGEVVEAGIWCGPLAPEGPGRSALVLRSGGDGNPAAHVLTDPDCTDPTAPPAQVEPVTGVEDLGAVIHEPDGAAIRAGLVAHLAGRLDARPVGHRIAYLTGARPAGPELAPFVRSWRLVEVLPLHLKALRARVRDRGIGHLEIHSRGVEISPDALRASLRPRGDTGEVWLLTRIGPRGEGGRGRSPRGAVLVVEPLSRPEADAQAPAHASPPPARVQVRNDHPSP, from the coding sequence ATGGACGGCTTCGACCTCGCCCCGCTGCTGACTCCCGAAGGTTGGCGGCTGCTCGAATCTCTGCCACCGTACGATCCCGACCAGGCACTCGCCCTGGGCGAGTCCCTGCGCCGCGAGGGTTATTCCTCCGCGCTGGTCGCCGCTGCGCTGACACAACAGCGTCTGCGCCAACGCGCCGCCTCCAAGTTCGGCCCCTTCGCGGAGCGCATGCTGTTCACCTCCGACACCCTGGAGCAAGCCACCCGGCTGACGGTCGCCGCCCATCACGCCTCCCGCTACGCGCGCGCCGGCATTCAGTACGTGGCCGACCTAGGCTGCGGCATCGGCGGCGACGCACTGGCACTGGCGTCATTGTGCCCTCGCGTACTGGCAGTGGACGGGGACGAGCCGACGGCGGCGCTCGCCACCGTCAACCTCTCCCCCTTCCCGAACACCGAGGTGCGCTGCGCCGATGCGCTGGAAGTGGATCTGGCGGCCGCTGGCGTGGACGCGGTCTTCGCTGATCCGGCGCGCCGCTCCGGCGGGCGGCGCATCACCGACCCCGAGCGCTGGTCCCCGCCGCTGGGACGGGTACTGGCTCTGCGCGAGCAGGTGGCGGCGCTCGGCGTCAAGGTTGCCCCGGGGATCGACCATGCGCTGCTGCCGGAAGACGCCCAAGTGCAGTGGGTGAGCGTAGACGGCGAGGTGGTCGAGGCCGGTATCTGGTGCGGCCCCCTGGCTCCGGAGGGACCCGGCCGCTCCGCCCTGGTCCTGCGCTCCGGCGGAGACGGCAATCCCGCCGCCCACGTACTGACCGACCCCGACTGCACGGACCCCACGGCCCCGCCCGCTCAAGTCGAGCCTGTAACCGGAGTGGAGGACCTGGGCGCTGTCATTCACGAGCCGGACGGCGCGGCCATCCGTGCGGGCCTGGTAGCCCACCTCGCGGGCCGCCTGGATGCACGCCCAGTCGGGCACCGCATCGCCTACCTGACGGGTGCGCGGCCCGCCGGGCCGGAGCTGGCCCCCTTCGTACGCTCCTGGAGGCTGGTGGAGGTGCTCCCCCTGCACCTAAAGGCGCTGCGGGCCCGCGTGCGCGATCGCGGCATCGGCCACCTGGAGATTCACTCCCGCGGCGTGGAGATCTCCCCCGACGCGCTGCGCGCCTCCCTGCGCCCGCGGGGCGACACCGGAGAGGTCTGGCTGTTGACCCGTATCGGCCCACGCGGCGAGGGCGGGCGCGGCCGCTCCCCGAGGGGCGCCGTGCTCGTCGTCGAACCGCTCAGCCGGCCGGAGGCCGACGCGCAGGCCCCTGCGCACGCATCGCCTCCCCCAGCACGTGTCCAGGTACGTAACGATCATCCTTCACCGTAA
- a CDS encoding glutamate--cysteine ligase: MTPTTPAFTRTPRAHLLHRTDLPFARSARSTLGIEWELQLVDSDSLDLRQCAADVLRLVGQDPNIHGEMMLNTVELVSGARRTVAQCIEDIALAYDRLLPVVEPLRVQLASAGTHPFADPLVQKVTDAERYARLVERTRLWGHQMLIFGTHVHVGIEDRSKVLPILSALLTRAAHLQCLSASSPFWAGASTGYADNRAMMFQQLPTAGAPHQLNSWDELEGFVGDMVHTGVIEDFTEVRWDVRPSPRLGTIEVRSCDAATNLTELGGIAALTQCLVEDFSRRLDRGEQLDALPPWYVNENKWRSARYGMDAILITDSAGTEELVTETVERMLTELEPVASDLGCESELDSVRVTLEAGASYQRQLAAAEATNSNEAAMRLLLEEVRAGRPLAPAEVTALVSDGIHPGPATPPRRHLRNRHK, encoded by the coding sequence ATGACACCTACTACCCCCGCATTCACCCGGACGCCGCGCGCACATCTGCTGCATCGCACGGATCTGCCCTTCGCCCGCTCCGCCCGCTCCACGCTCGGGATCGAGTGGGAGCTGCAGCTGGTGGACAGCGACAGCCTGGACCTGCGCCAGTGCGCCGCAGACGTGCTGCGCCTGGTTGGCCAGGATCCGAATATCCACGGCGAGATGATGCTCAACACCGTGGAGCTGGTCTCCGGGGCCCGCCGCACCGTCGCACAGTGCATTGAGGACATTGCGCTCGCCTATGACCGGCTGCTTCCCGTCGTCGAGCCGCTGCGGGTGCAGCTGGCCAGCGCCGGCACGCACCCCTTCGCCGACCCGCTGGTGCAGAAGGTCACCGACGCCGAGCGCTATGCGCGGCTCGTGGAACGCACCCGGCTGTGGGGGCACCAGATGCTCATCTTCGGCACGCATGTGCACGTGGGCATAGAGGACCGCAGCAAGGTGCTGCCCATCTTGTCCGCCCTGCTCACGCGCGCCGCGCACCTGCAGTGCCTGAGCGCCTCTTCGCCCTTCTGGGCGGGTGCCTCCACCGGCTATGCGGATAACCGCGCCATGATGTTCCAGCAGTTGCCGACGGCGGGAGCCCCCCACCAGCTGAACTCCTGGGATGAGCTGGAGGGCTTCGTGGGCGATATGGTTCACACCGGCGTCATTGAGGACTTCACGGAGGTCCGCTGGGATGTGCGCCCGTCGCCGCGGCTGGGCACCATCGAAGTCCGGTCCTGCGACGCCGCCACCAACCTCACAGAGCTGGGCGGCATCGCCGCCCTCACCCAGTGCCTGGTCGAGGACTTCTCCCGCCGCCTGGATCGCGGTGAGCAATTGGACGCGCTGCCGCCCTGGTACGTCAATGAGAATAAGTGGCGCTCCGCCCGCTACGGCATGGACGCCATTTTGATCACGGACTCAGCCGGCACGGAGGAGCTGGTGACGGAGACGGTCGAGCGGATGCTCACCGAGTTGGAGCCGGTGGCGAGCGACTTGGGCTGCGAGTCCGAACTGGACAGCGTCCGGGTGACCTTGGAGGCCGGCGCCTCCTACCAGCGCCAGCTCGCCGCCGCCGAGGCGACCAACAGCAACGAGGCCGCTATGCGCCTGCTGCTGGAGGAGGTGCGCGCCGGACGGCCACTGGCCCCCGCAGAGGTCACCGCCCTGGTTTCTGACGGCATCCACCCCGGCCCCGCCACCCCTCCCCGGCGCCACTTGCGAAACCGGCACAAGTAA
- the tsaD gene encoding tRNA (adenosine(37)-N6)-threonylcarbamoyltransferase complex transferase subunit TsaD yields the protein MSEPLILGIESTCDETGVALVRGRELLGDVVATSMDEYARFGGIIPEIASRAHLESFLPTLDAALERAGVDLGDVDAIAVSAGPGLIGSLTVGVSAAKALAASLAKPIYGVNHVIGHIAVDELIDGPAPEHFIGLIVSGGHSSLLDIHDLATDVVELGGTLDDAAGEAFDKVGRLLGLPYPGGPHVDRLSQQGDVEAIRFPRGLAAAKDRERHRYDFSFSGLKTAVARYVESMADAGQEVPAADVCAAFSEAVNDSLTAKAVRACQDTGCDTLVIGGGFSANSRLRALAAQRCEAAGITLRLPPLKYCTDNGAQIAALGAAAVRAGVEPSPMDFGPDSGMPLDIPVAH from the coding sequence GTGAGTGAACCACTGATCCTCGGCATCGAGTCCACCTGCGACGAGACCGGCGTCGCCCTGGTGCGTGGCCGTGAACTGCTCGGCGACGTCGTGGCCACCTCCATGGACGAGTACGCCCGCTTCGGCGGCATCATCCCCGAGATCGCCTCCCGCGCCCACCTGGAGTCCTTCCTGCCCACCCTGGACGCCGCGCTGGAGCGGGCCGGAGTGGATCTGGGCGACGTTGACGCCATAGCCGTCAGCGCCGGCCCCGGGCTGATCGGCTCCCTCACCGTCGGCGTAAGCGCCGCCAAGGCGCTGGCCGCGTCCCTCGCCAAGCCCATCTACGGCGTCAACCACGTCATCGGGCACATTGCCGTCGACGAACTCATCGACGGGCCCGCGCCCGAGCACTTCATCGGCCTGATCGTCTCCGGCGGCCACTCCAGCCTGCTGGACATCCACGACCTGGCCACCGACGTCGTCGAGCTGGGCGGCACCCTCGACGACGCCGCCGGGGAGGCCTTCGACAAGGTCGGCCGCCTGCTCGGCCTGCCCTACCCGGGCGGCCCGCACGTCGACCGGCTCTCGCAGCAGGGAGACGTCGAGGCGATCCGCTTCCCCCGCGGACTGGCCGCCGCCAAGGACCGTGAGCGCCACCGCTACGACTTCTCCTTCTCCGGGCTGAAGACGGCGGTCGCCCGCTACGTGGAGTCCATGGCGGACGCCGGCCAGGAGGTGCCCGCCGCAGACGTGTGCGCCGCCTTCTCCGAGGCGGTCAATGACTCGCTGACCGCAAAGGCGGTGCGCGCCTGCCAGGACACTGGCTGCGACACCCTGGTGATCGGCGGTGGCTTCTCCGCCAATTCGCGGCTGCGGGCGCTCGCGGCGCAGCGCTGCGAGGCGGCCGGCATTACCCTGCGGCTGCCGCCGCTGAAGTACTGCACGGACAACGGCGCCCAGATCGCCGCCCTGGGCGCGGCGGCCGTGCGCGCGGGAGTGGAGCCGAGCCCCATGGACTTCGGCCCCGACTCCGGCATGCCCCTGGACATCCCCGTGGCCCACTGA
- a CDS encoding L,D-transpeptidase family protein, with amino-acid sequence MVKRFPQWRRDDAAHTPRHAANSLRARRRVLSLLLALVLAAPLAGVSGHAAYAADLAPAGTSIGGQSVAGMTRDEVADVVATRAASTTVSVTVAGQTVEVPLDQAGGRVDALSLADALVDGGDIAQSVSFALVDHAGAAPAVSVDAEAVAALAERINTQVGTPAVNASIQPSADGDAFEAVAGSDGRGVDLASLTALVESAATTLTSQSTQLPLTDVAPSVSYAAAEAAAADADALIAPEVTVTGAGETIQADAATRASWVGTTAVDGELVAVLLKESVAAWVDQAAASVELDPISAIDNVDADGNLLEPARPAQAGLEVTNRDAVTDSIIAALEAHDSYSGELAVQEVEADAEQRVVSSGTDRFAYAAEADEKWIDINLTDSTITAYEGYEQVHGPVLMNHGGPGNETITGTYEVYLSYAKQDLGCSAGWSYCQKDVAWVTYWQGNYAIHSAPWAKYFGVGADAGSHGCINLPEDEAHWYYDWAETGTTVVSHY; translated from the coding sequence ATGGTGAAGAGGTTCCCGCAGTGGCGACGCGATGACGCTGCGCATACGCCCAGACATGCAGCTAACAGTCTGCGCGCCCGCAGGCGAGTGCTGTCACTGCTGCTTGCGCTCGTCCTGGCGGCCCCGCTGGCCGGAGTCTCAGGGCACGCCGCCTACGCGGCCGACCTCGCCCCCGCCGGAACCAGCATTGGCGGGCAGAGCGTGGCCGGCATGACCCGTGATGAGGTCGCCGACGTCGTCGCCACCCGGGCTGCCAGCACCACTGTCTCCGTCACCGTCGCCGGGCAGACCGTCGAGGTACCGCTGGATCAAGCAGGCGGCCGCGTCGACGCATTGTCCCTGGCCGATGCCCTGGTGGACGGTGGCGATATCGCGCAGTCGGTGTCCTTCGCCCTCGTGGACCACGCCGGGGCGGCTCCGGCTGTCTCTGTGGACGCTGAGGCCGTGGCTGCGCTCGCTGAGCGCATCAACACCCAGGTGGGTACTCCGGCAGTCAACGCATCCATCCAGCCCAGCGCCGACGGGGACGCCTTTGAGGCTGTCGCCGGCAGCGACGGGAGGGGCGTGGACCTGGCCTCACTGACAGCATTAGTCGAGTCCGCCGCCACCACCCTGACCTCCCAGAGCACGCAGCTGCCCCTGACCGACGTCGCCCCGAGCGTCTCCTACGCCGCTGCCGAGGCGGCAGCGGCCGACGCCGACGCGCTCATCGCTCCCGAGGTGACGGTCACCGGCGCGGGGGAGACCATCCAGGCCGATGCCGCCACCCGCGCCTCCTGGGTGGGCACGACCGCCGTCGACGGCGAACTTGTTGCCGTGCTGCTGAAGGAGAGCGTCGCCGCCTGGGTTGACCAGGCGGCCGCCTCGGTCGAACTGGACCCGATCAGTGCGATCGATAACGTCGACGCCGACGGCAACCTGCTCGAGCCCGCCAGGCCCGCCCAGGCGGGCCTGGAGGTCACCAACCGCGATGCGGTCACCGACTCCATCATTGCCGCCTTGGAGGCGCACGACTCCTACAGCGGTGAGCTGGCCGTACAGGAGGTGGAGGCAGACGCTGAGCAGCGGGTGGTCTCCTCCGGCACTGACCGCTTCGCCTACGCCGCCGAGGCCGACGAGAAGTGGATCGACATCAACCTCACCGACTCCACCATCACCGCCTATGAGGGCTACGAGCAGGTGCACGGCCCGGTTCTCATGAACCACGGCGGCCCCGGGAATGAGACCATCACCGGCACCTACGAGGTATACCTGAGCTACGCGAAGCAGGACCTGGGTTGCAGCGCCGGCTGGTCCTACTGCCAGAAGGACGTCGCCTGGGTGACCTACTGGCAGGGCAACTACGCGATCCACTCCGCCCCCTGGGCCAAGTACTTCGGCGTCGGGGCCGACGCCGGCTCGCACGGCTGCATCAACCTGCCCGAGGACGAGGCCCACTGGTACTACGACTGGGCCGAGACCGGCACCACCGTAGTCAGCCACTACTGA
- a CDS encoding succinate dehydrogenase/fumarate reductase iron-sulfur subunit, whose amino-acid sequence MNIKLKIWRQKNQNSEGHFEEYSMTGIEEHMSFLEVLDLLNEQLFAEGKEPVAFDSDCREGICGQCGVVINGQAHGPIRSTTCQLHMRHLAEDPSFKDGSTITIEPWRSTGFPVLKDLIVDRSALDRIVQAGGYISVNTGAAPEAHSVPVQKDKADAAFEAAACIGCGACVAACPNASAMLFTGAKISHLGLLPQGQPERLARVVNMLNQHDAEGFGGCTNIGECAAVCPKSVPLEVITRLNRDLGHALWKGQKATA is encoded by the coding sequence GTGAACATCAAGCTGAAGATCTGGCGCCAGAAGAACCAGAACTCGGAGGGCCACTTCGAGGAGTACTCGATGACTGGCATCGAGGAGCACATGAGCTTCCTCGAGGTCCTCGACCTGCTCAACGAGCAGCTCTTCGCCGAGGGCAAGGAACCCGTAGCCTTCGACTCGGACTGCCGTGAGGGCATTTGCGGGCAGTGCGGCGTGGTCATCAACGGGCAGGCCCACGGGCCGATCCGCTCCACCACCTGCCAGCTGCACATGCGCCACCTGGCGGAGGACCCCTCCTTCAAGGACGGTTCCACCATCACCATCGAGCCCTGGCGCTCCACGGGATTCCCGGTGCTCAAGGACCTGATCGTGGACCGCTCCGCGCTGGACCGCATTGTCCAGGCCGGCGGGTACATCTCGGTCAACACCGGCGCCGCCCCGGAGGCGCACTCCGTGCCCGTGCAGAAGGACAAGGCCGACGCCGCCTTCGAGGCCGCCGCCTGCATCGGCTGCGGCGCCTGCGTGGCTGCCTGCCCGAACGCCTCAGCCATGCTGTTCACCGGCGCGAAGATCTCCCACCTGGGCCTGCTGCCGCAGGGCCAGCCGGAGCGCCTCGCCCGCGTGGTCAACATGCTGAACCAGCACGATGCCGAGGGCTTCGGCGGCTGCACCAACATCGGTGAGTGCGCGGCCGTGTGCCCCAAGTCGGTGCCGCTGGAGGTCATCACCCGGCTGAACCGCGACCTCGGCCACGCCCTGTGGAAGGGGCAGAAGGCCACCGCCTGA
- a CDS encoding succinate dehydrogenase cytochrome b subunit produces the protein MVKTSAPPKKKAAYTTTVFIKRLMAWSGIVFIVYLVLHAYGNTHYFDGEMAYDHYAVWLRTLLEPLMPYGGVLWILRAVLLACLLAHAGSAFHLWYRNRKARGNDKYEVKKPGADYFASRYAMRTMRWGGVILLLFIIWHILQFTTLTLTPGGEYVHGRAYANMYYGFQLWWVYLIYLVALAALCLHVWHGVWSALQTLGATRGNTVPLIRLIAFVVAFGLFAVFMSVPTAILFGWVDAPMAAADYYPQFCDAIGSASEQFAHCAAH, from the coding sequence GTGGTCAAAACGTCTGCTCCCCCCAAGAAGAAGGCCGCGTACACGACGACGGTCTTCATTAAGCGCCTGATGGCCTGGTCGGGCATCGTCTTCATCGTCTATCTGGTGCTGCACGCCTACGGCAACACCCACTACTTCGACGGTGAGATGGCCTATGACCACTACGCGGTCTGGCTGCGCACCCTGCTTGAGCCCCTCATGCCCTACGGCGGCGTGCTGTGGATCCTGCGCGCTGTACTCCTGGCGTGCCTGCTGGCGCACGCGGGTAGTGCCTTCCACCTTTGGTACCGCAACCGCAAGGCCCGCGGGAATGACAAGTACGAGGTCAAGAAGCCGGGAGCCGACTACTTCGCCTCCCGCTACGCCATGCGCACCATGCGGTGGGGCGGTGTCATCCTGCTGCTGTTCATCATCTGGCACATCCTGCAGTTCACCACCCTGACGCTGACCCCAGGCGGCGAGTACGTCCACGGGCGCGCCTACGCCAACATGTACTACGGCTTCCAGCTGTGGTGGGTCTACCTGATCTACCTGGTGGCGCTCGCGGCCCTGTGCCTGCACGTGTGGCACGGCGTCTGGTCGGCGCTGCAGACCCTCGGCGCCACCCGCGGCAACACCGTCCCCCTCATCCGCCTGATCGCCTTCGTCGTTGCCTTCGGCCTGTTCGCCGTGTTCATGTCCGTGCCGACGGCGATCCTGTTCGGCTGGGTCGACGCCCCGATGGCCGCGGCCGACTACTACCCCCAGTTCTGCGACGCGATCGGCTCGGCCTCCGAGCAGTTCGCCCACTGCGCCGCCCACTGA
- the rimI gene encoding ribosomal protein S18-alanine N-acetyltransferase — MNPPVSAVGSAPPGVRLRPMTPTDLEMISRLEPELFGAEAWSPAALAAELDRTTGPGADRAYLIAEATEEPAGHLGIVGYAGLWYGDGRGDADLLTIATVPAARRRGVASALLEALVRVAAEAGCRAVLLEVRASNAGAQRLYTNHGFAPIGRRRRYYLAPVEDAIVMRRGLQDAATGA; from the coding sequence GTGAACCCGCCCGTATCCGCCGTGGGCTCCGCCCCGCCGGGGGTGCGGCTGCGTCCCATGACGCCCACCGACCTGGAGATGATCTCTCGCCTGGAGCCCGAGCTGTTCGGCGCTGAGGCCTGGAGCCCGGCCGCGCTCGCCGCCGAGCTGGACCGCACCACCGGTCCGGGTGCCGACCGCGCCTACCTGATCGCTGAGGCGACTGAGGAGCCCGCCGGTCACCTGGGCATCGTCGGCTATGCCGGCCTGTGGTACGGGGACGGCCGCGGGGACGCCGACCTGCTCACCATCGCCACCGTCCCCGCCGCGCGGCGTCGGGGAGTGGCCTCGGCCCTGCTGGAGGCGCTGGTGCGGGTAGCGGCGGAAGCGGGCTGCCGCGCCGTGCTGTTGGAGGTGCGCGCCTCCAACGCGGGTGCCCAGCGGCTGTACACGAACCACGGCTTCGCCCCGATCGGGCGACGGCGGCGCTACTACCTGGCGCCGGTGGAGGACGCCATCGTCATGCGTCGCGGCCTGCAGGACGCCGCGACGGGCGCCTGA
- the tsaB gene encoding tRNA (adenosine(37)-N6)-threonylcarbamoyltransferase complex dimerization subunit type 1 TsaB produces the protein MRILSIDSSLGTQLLVADAAGGGTPDATAAGMGLNILVAAQQDSPRRHAESLGPMLADALADPEVAAAPLDAVVAATGPAPFTGLRAGLVTARAVARARGIPVYGVPSLDAVARTALDELVRRDREAASTATVLVATDARRKEVYTARYRARGRDDVERLGEYEVLTPAALRDRENNGVRPPADAVAGSGAALYPELVAGREALALVSGDAAAQVRVALARLGVLPNSEEEALREAGLGVQPLYLRRPDVHMSAGPAR, from the coding sequence GTGCGCATCCTCTCCATCGACTCATCGTTGGGAACGCAGCTGCTTGTAGCCGACGCCGCAGGCGGCGGCACTCCCGACGCAACCGCCGCCGGCATGGGCCTGAACATCCTGGTCGCGGCGCAGCAGGACAGCCCCCGCCGTCACGCCGAGTCCCTCGGCCCCATGCTCGCCGACGCGCTCGCCGACCCGGAGGTGGCCGCCGCCCCGCTCGACGCCGTCGTCGCCGCCACCGGTCCGGCGCCCTTCACCGGTCTGCGCGCCGGGCTGGTCACCGCCCGCGCCGTGGCACGCGCCCGCGGCATACCCGTCTACGGCGTCCCCAGCCTCGACGCCGTGGCCCGCACCGCTCTTGACGAGCTCGTGCGGCGCGACCGGGAAGCGGCAAGTACGGCCACCGTCCTGGTCGCCACCGATGCGCGCCGCAAGGAGGTCTACACCGCCCGCTACCGGGCCCGGGGCCGCGACGACGTCGAGCGCCTGGGTGAGTACGAGGTCCTCACCCCCGCAGCGCTGCGCGATCGCGAGAACAACGGCGTGCGGCCCCCCGCCGACGCCGTGGCCGGATCCGGGGCCGCCCTGTATCCCGAGCTGGTCGCCGGCCGTGAGGCGCTGGCCCTCGTCTCCGGTGACGCCGCGGCACAGGTGCGTGTCGCCCTAGCCCGCCTGGGTGTGCTTCCGAATTCTGAGGAGGAGGCGCTACGGGAGGCCGGGCTGGGCGTACAACCGCTCTACCTGCGGCGGCCTGACGTGCACATGTCCGCGGGGCCCGCCCGGTGA
- the tsaE gene encoding tRNA (adenosine(37)-N6)-threonylcarbamoyltransferase complex ATPase subunit type 1 TsaE, protein MSVDAARPAGPAASISIPTDSAEATRALGGRLASLLRAGDVVVLTGGLGAGKTTLAQGVGAAMGVRGRISSPTFVIARVHPATGDGPDLIHVDAYRISSLEELDALDLDSSVADSVTLMEWGEGKAEALSRDRLEITVARPHGGLAAPAVGPGSVTDLEQADDGRRTITVTAVGPRWAGVDLGPLAG, encoded by the coding sequence ATGAGCGTCGACGCCGCCCGGCCCGCGGGCCCGGCCGCCTCAATCAGCATCCCCACCGACTCCGCCGAGGCCACCCGGGCTCTGGGCGGTCGCCTGGCCTCGCTGCTCCGAGCCGGCGACGTCGTCGTACTCACCGGGGGACTGGGGGCCGGCAAGACCACCCTAGCCCAGGGGGTCGGTGCCGCCATGGGCGTGCGCGGGCGCATTTCCTCACCGACCTTCGTCATCGCCCGCGTTCACCCCGCCACGGGCGACGGGCCCGATCTCATTCACGTGGACGCCTACCGGATCTCCTCTCTGGAGGAGCTCGACGCCCTCGACCTGGACTCCTCCGTCGCCGACTCGGTCACCCTCATGGAGTGGGGGGAGGGCAAGGCGGAGGCGCTGTCGCGCGATCGCCTGGAGATCACCGTCGCGCGCCCCCACGGCGGACTGGCCGCACCCGCCGTCGGCCCCGGATCGGTCACCGACCTGGAGCAGGCCGACGACGGCCGCCGCACCATCACCGTCACCGCCGTCGGCCCCCGCTGGGCCGGCGTCGACCTCGGCCCGCTGGCCGGCTGA